The Desulfuromonas acetexigens genomic sequence CCATTCGTCATGCAGATTGCCGGGCGCATCCCGGCCCTCTTTCCTGAAGGAGAAATCATGAAACAGCTGACTTTGTGTACCCTCTTCATCTGCGCCCTGGCGCTTCTCGCCGGTTGCGACAAGCCCGCTCCCACCGCCCGGGGCGTCGATCTGGCCCTGGGGGAAAGCGTCTACACCCAGCGTTGCGCCAGCTGCCACGAGCGTGGGCTGGCCGGAGCGCCCCGTACCGACGCAGCCGAGGAATGGACGACGGCCCTGGAACGGGGGATCGACACCCTCATCGCCAACTCCATCAACGGCTACCGGGGCGAGCGCGGCTTCATGCCCCCTCGGGGCGGCCATGCTGCCCTCACCGACGCCGAAGTGACCGCTGCCGTCCATTACCTGGTCAACAAGGTTCGCTGATCGCCTGAAGTCCGGCCTCGCCGGATACTTGGCCAAGGAGAAAGGTCATGCCGATGAACACGAACCATAAGCTGATCCCTCTGTTTCTCGCGCTGGCAATTCTCGCCCTCCCCGTCCGGCCTTCGGCCGCCGGCCGCGGCGAAGGCGATTACGGTTCGGCCGCACGCGTTGGCTCCTGGGATGACCGATCCCCGGAAGCAAGCGACCGTGACGACCTGCGCTACCTGGAAGAACGGGAGTACGAGCGCCG encodes the following:
- a CDS encoding c-type cytochrome — protein: MKQLTLCTLFICALALLAGCDKPAPTARGVDLALGESVYTQRCASCHERGLAGAPRTDAAEEWTTALERGIDTLIANSINGYRGERGFMPPRGGHAALTDAEVTAAVHYLVNKVR